Proteins from one Phocoena sinus isolate mPhoSin1 chromosome 8, mPhoSin1.pri, whole genome shotgun sequence genomic window:
- the SLC17A6 gene encoding LOW QUALITY PROTEIN: vesicular glutamate transporter 2 (The sequence of the model RefSeq protein was modified relative to this genomic sequence to represent the inferred CDS: inserted 1 base in 1 codon) — protein MESVKQRILTPGKEGLKNFAGKSLGQIYRVLEKKQETGETIELTEDGKPLEVPEKKAPLCDCRCFGLPRRYIIAIMSGLGFCISFGIRCNLGVAIVDMVNNSTIHRGGKVIKEKAKFNWDPETVGMIHGSFFWGYIITQIPGGYIASRLAANRVFGAAILLTSTLNMLIPSAARVHYGCVIFVRILQGLVEGVTYPACHGIWSKWAPPLERSRLATTSFCGSYAGAVIAMPLAGILVQYTGWSSVFYVYGMKLGMIWYMFWLLVSYEXPAKHPTITDEERRYIEESIGESANLLGAMEKFRTPWRKFFTSMPVYAIIVANFCRSWTFYLLLISQPAYFEEVFGFEISKVGMLSAVPHLVMTIIVPIGGQIADFLRSKQILSTTTVRKIMNCGGFGMEATLLLVVGYSHTRGVAISFLVLAVGFSGFAISGFNVNHLDIAPRYASILMGISNGVGTLSGMVCPIIVGAMTKNKSREEWQYVFLIAALVHYGGVIFYAIFASGEKQPWADPEETSEEKCGFIHEDELDEETGDITQNYINYGTTKSYGATTQANGGWPNDWEKKEEFVQEDVQDSYTYKDRGDYS, from the exons ATGGAGTCGGTAAAACAAAGGATTTTGACCCCAGGAAAAGAGGGACTAAAGAATTTTGCTGGAAAATCCCTCGGCCAGATCTACAG GGTGCTGGAGAAGAAGCAGGAGACCGGGGAGACCATCGAGCTGACGGAGGATGGGAAGCCCCTGGAGGTGCCTGAGAAGAAGGCGCCGCTGTGCGACTGCAGGTGCTTCGGTCTGCCACGTCGCTATATCATCGCCATCATGAGCGGCCTGGGCTTCTGCATCTCCTTCGGCATCCGCTGCAACCTGGGCGTGGCCATCGTGGACATGGTCAACAACAGCACCATCCACCGCGGGGGCAAGGTCATCAAGGAG AAAGCCAAATTCAACTGGGACCCGGAAACCGTGGGGATGATCCACGGTTCTTTCTTTTGGGGCTACATCATCACCCAGATTCCGGGCGGCTACATCGCTTCTCGGCTGGCCGCCAACAG ggtTTTTGGAGCTGCCATACTTCTTACCTCTACCCTGAATATGCTAATCCCATCAGCAGCCAGAGTGCATTATGGGTGTGTCATCTTTGTTAGGATACTGCAGGGACTTGTTGAG GGCGTCACCTACCCAGCATGTCATGGGATATGGAGCAAATGGGCCCCTCCTCTAGAGAGGAGTAGACTGGCAACCACCTCCTTTTGTG GTTCCTATGCTGGAGCTGTGATTGCAATGCCTTTAGCTGGCATTCTTGTACAGTATACTGGCTGGTCTTCAGTATTCTATGTCTATggtat GAAGCTTGGAATGATCTGGTACATGTTTTGGCTTTTGGTGTCTTATG AGCCTGCAAAGCATCCTACTATTACAGATGAAGAACGTAGGTACATAGAAGAAAGCATTGGAGAGAGTGCAAATCTTTTAGGTGCAATGGAA AAATTCAGGACTCCATGGAGGAAATTTTTTACATCTATGCCAGTCTATGCAATAATTGTTGCAAACTTCTGCAGAAGCTggactttttatttattgcttattaGTCAGCCAGCATATTTTGAGGAAGTCTTTGGATTTGAAATCAGCAAG GTTGGCATGCTATCTGCTGTGCCACACTTAGTAATGACAATTATTGTGCCTATTGGAGGGCAGATTGCAGATTTTCTAAGAAGCAAGCAAATTCTTTCAACTACTACAGTAAGAAAGATCATGAATTGTGGTG GTTTTGGCATGGAAGCAACGCTGCTTCTGGTTGTTGGTTATTCTCATACTAGAGGGGTAGCAATCTCGTTCTTGGTACTTGCAGTGGGATTCAGTGGATTTGCTATCTCTG GTTTCAACGTTAACCACTTGGATATTGCTCCGAGATATGCCAGTATCTTAATGGGCATTTCAAATGGTGTTGGCACATTGTCAGGAATGGTTTGCCCTATTATTGTTGGTGCAATGACAAAGAATAAG TCACGTGAAGAGTGGCAGTATGTCTTCCTGATCGCTGCCCTAGTCCACTATGGTGGAGTTATATTTTATGCAATATTCGCCTCAGGAGAGAAGCAACCCTGGGCAGACCCTGAGGAAACAAGTGAAGAAAAATGTGGATTTATCCATGAAGATGAGCTTGATGAAGAAACAGGGGACATTactcaaaattatataaattatggtaCCACCAAGTCTTACGGTGCCACAACACAAGCCAACGGAGGTTGGCCTAATGattgggaaaagaaagaggaatttgTACAAGAAGACGTACAAGACTCATACACTTACAAGGACCGAGGTGATTATTCATAA